In the Hermetia illucens chromosome 1, iHerIll2.2.curated.20191125, whole genome shotgun sequence genome, tactcggtatgcggcattcttccgttacgttgctagcttacattcatcgtcaaaccagccgttccgattccttttgcggctggggccaagtatgtttgtggccgtatccatgataatgttcttcaggtgattgtgaagatcatttgttgatgcttcatctccggttattgcggcatccatttccctctcataggtgtcgcggagggctgtgttatcgatggcttcagtgttaactctcacctgattgtcagaggggattctaggttgtattgttattcgagctcggagcaccatgccaacgagatagggatccgagtctatattggcccaactatatgttctgacattcatcagggctgagaggtggcgacgttcgatcaacacgtggtcaaattggttggaagtggtcccgtctggagagggccacgtatgtttgtggaccgctttccgcgcaaaccaggtaattccaacaaccattttgtgagaccctgctaattgaataatccgcagtccattatcatttgttttttcgtgtaagcgatgagagccaacgtatcgcctgaatacgagctccttccctacttggctgttaaaatccccaagtatgattttaatatcatatctgggacaggcttcgagggttcgttctactgcctcatagaaggtatccttctccgactctgcagtctcctctgtaggggcgtgaacgttaacgaggcttatatttctaaacttgcctcgcaagcgcagagttcatagccgttcgcttatgttttcaaagccgatgtctTGCCTGATAGGTCCACTCGGTGATACACCGGGTGAGTCTTTCTCCTTGATCAGGTGAAACACCTgctcaagtcaaaaccaagtaAAGTTCGTTTTTCAGTATGTTCTGTCAGTATGTTCATTATGTGAAACACCGAATGAGTTTGTCTTTCTTAATTGGGTGCAGCACCGAATCAGGTTTAGTCCAGTcgagtatatttccaaatcttcgaagtctccagcagcctcactggagaagaataaaaggcttagttcttcgggacttgaaaaTACACTGAATTCTTTATTAATTCATCTCGCTTAAATAGTATCAAAAGTGCTTGGTAGTATGGTAGTCACTAGATGCTCCCGTTGTTGCAAGTTGTATAAATCCATCTGTTAAATTTTTTAGAAGGGACTCTCCTATCCTTCGTCATTACTTAATTCGCTGCTATGTGGTGGTAAAACGAATTCGGTAAGATTCAGAATTGGTGTAAATGAAATGTTAATAGTGCTTGGAAATACTTGATGGGCTTGGATAGTTAGTGATTCTTCTCTTATGGTGCAACCTTCACGTAGTTCAATGATACCGCTTCCTGATAGAGTCATCTGAGTAACTGTTGCGCCGCAGCCTATGTTTATCTCTTTGTCTTCGAAGAAATATATCCAACGGTTGGTGTTTGGCAACTGAATCCATCGTGGTGGTTTGTCTAATTTGGACATTTTGCATCGTTCTTTGGAAGGAAtgtgactgatgaagctcatttcaCATGCAGTCACTCTCGATCCTATCCGATATAGGGGATGCCGTTGTCTGCAGACGTAGTTCAACTTCTGAGTCCGATGGCCGTGCTCCACCTCCTGGTCAGGCATGGGATAGTACTGGCCATGATCCCAATTAACGATTAGATAACGTAACGTTGTTGTGATTGCTGTGACGATTCCATTAGCAGAGATGGGCACTGGAACAATATAGAATAGCTCGAAACTTTCGACCGATATTAATGGTAGTTTTAATCGAAAGATAATATGCTCTGCCATGATGCGTCCTTCAATAGTCACGATATTATACAGCTCTAGTAGATCGTTCGACTTAGTTGGCAACCGTAAATGTGGGGGTAATTCCTCCTTCATGTTGGATA is a window encoding:
- the LOC119661412 gene encoding uncharacterized protein LOC119661412, with product MKEELPPHLRLPTKSNDLLELYNIVTIEGRIMAEHIIFRLKLPLISVESFELFYIVPVPISANGIVTAITTTLRYLIVNWDHGQYYPMPDQEVEHGHRTQKLNYVCRQRHPLYRIGSRVTACEMSFISHIPSKERCKMSKLDKPPRWIQLPNTNRWIYFFEDKEINIGCGATVTQMTLSGSGIIELREGCTIREESLTIQAHQVFPSTINISFTPILNLTEFVLPPHSSELSNDEG